TGAGTTTGCCCTGCTCCTCAATGGACGCAAGGATGCTGTGTTTGCGTTCTTCCAGCTCACGCAGGTAGCTGAGGCGTTCTTCTAGATCACGCAATTGAGTATCATCAAGTCCCCCGGTGATCTCTTTGCGATACCTGGCAATGAAGGGAACGGTGTTGCCTTCATCAAGGAGCTTGACGGCGGCCTCGACTTGTTCGTCTTTGACCCCGAGTTCGGAAGCAATCGTGTGAGAAATAGATGACATTCTGGCGATTCTACCGGGGTGTGCTGTGGCCGGTGGCGGTCAGGTGTGTGCGCTAGACCCCCGCACGATGACCTGGCCGGGGAGGACCACATCGCGAACAAGGGCGTCGCAATCATTGATCATCGACAGCAATATGCGCACTGCTTCTTTGCCCATCTGTTCATGAGGTGGCACGAATGTGGTGATGCCTGATCCGATGAAGCTGTACCATTCCGGATCGTCATAGCCTCCAACAACGACATCTTCAGGGACAGAAATGTGGTGCTTGGAAAAAGACTGCACAACTCCTGCCATCAAGCGAGGCGACGCCACAATGAGGGCATCTGGCAGACCGTTTGCAACCACATCATCGGCCATCTGCTCCCCCGATTGGGCGGAATACTGTCCGAAATGAAACTCCACATCCACCCCATATAGCGCCGCAGCGCGCGTAATGCCTTTCACGCGTTCCTGTGTGGTGGACAAGGATTCTTCACCCAGCAACCCCACCACGGTGCGTGCACCTCCGGAAAGGATAATGTCGGTGAGTTGATAGAACCCGTCCTCGTCGTTGCAAGACACGCGAGCAACATTGGCACCCAGCTCACCACGGTTCATCTGCACCACAGGAACACCCCGCGGCGCAGTTGCCCCCACCATAGGCACCTGGATGATGCCTGCTACCTGCAGTGAGGTAAACGACGCCACCGCATCTTCCTGTGCCTGTGGAGTATTTGCCGCCGCTACCAACATTTGGAAGCCAGCATCTTGAAGATCTTGGTTGATTACCTGCGTGGATTCTGAATAGTACTCATTAACGAGATCCGGCACGATAACGCCCACCAGGGCGCTTCGGTGTTCACGCAACGCCTTGGCTAATTGATTGGGAACGTAGTTGAGCGTTTGTGCCGCTTCAACCACCTTCTCCTTTGTCTCTGGTGCAACGTATCCTTTTCCTGACAGCGCCCGAGACGCGGTGGCGTAACCTACCCCAGCTAAATCTGCTACTGCTTTGAGGCTTGGTTTCGTAGCCACGGGTGATCACTCCTTTCGATTATTTGTAGGGACCGGTTAACCGGATGGGATTTACCAGGTGGGGCTTACCAGTAGCCGATGATGTTCATCCATAGGCCACCGACAACCAGCCAGATTGTAATGGAAACCGCCCCTGCGATAGCAGAAGTACGCCACCATTCAACAACGGTGATGTAGTTCATGCCGAACAATGTTGGCGATGCACCACCCGCATACTGGGTAAGCGAGCCGAACAAATTGGAGGTGTATGCCAGAACCAGGGCTGCCATCAGTGGAGGTGCGCCAATGACGATGGCAGCTCCCAAGAAGGCCAGGTACATAGCGGAGATGTGTGCCGTTGCCGAAGCGAAGAAGTAGTGGCTAAAGAAGTAAATCAGAACCAGAATGACCAGTGCGATGACCCAGTTCATTCCACCCAAGCTGTTGGCAATGACATCAGAGATCCATGCAATGAAGCCGTACTGAGACAGCGCCGTTGCCATCATATACAGCACTGCGAACCACACCATGGTGTCCCAGGCAGCTTTCTCAGTAATAATGTCTTCCCAGGTCAAAACGTGTGCCAGCACCAAGATGATGACGCCGACGAATGCGGTGGTGGTAGCAGAGATACCCAGGAGCAGATCACCAACAGTCCACAGCAGCAAAAGGACAACAAAGGTTCCGCTCAGGACCTTTTCGCCGTAGGTCAGCGCACCAAGCTCACGCAGCTGGTTCTTGGCCATTTCCTTCACCTCAGGGGTTTCCTTCAGCTCTGGAGGGTAGATCTTGTACACCACCCAAGGAACCACGATCAATGCCACAAGACCTGGGACAATCGCGCCCAATGCCCAGTTGGTCCACGTGATGGTGACATCCATCTGCAACGCAAGCGAGGCGATCAGTGGGTTGCCGGCCATCGCGGTAAGAAACATTGCACAGGTAATGGCGTTGACTTGGCCAACATTCAGTGCCAAAAAGGCACCCGCCCTGCGGCGTGTTGGGCCTGGTGTGGAGTCATAGGTCAGTGCCACAGACTTCATGATCGGTGCCATGATGCCGCCGCCGCGGGCAGTAGCCGAAGGGATAGCTGGAGCCAGCACCAAGTCAGCCAGCGCAAGACCGTAGGTAACGCCCAGCATCTTGCCACCCACCTTGGACACGAAAAACAACGCTATTCGACGCCCCAATCCGGTCTTAATGAAACCGCGGGAGATCAAGAACGCCATCACAATAAGCCAAATGGTGTTGTTGCTGAAGCCGACGAGGGCGTACACCCCGCCGGGATTATCGGAGGATGCCGACAGCGGAACAAGTCCCGTAAGCACGCCGATGATCATGCCGATAATTGTGACTGCACCCATCGGCAACGGCTTCATGATGATGGCAACGATGGTGGCGATGAACAGACCGAACATCCGCCATGCCTGATCAGTAAGAGCTTCAGGGTGGGGAGCAAACCACATGGCTGCGAAAATCAGCAGCGGGATGCCCAACTTGATGAGAAGGTTGCTCCAGTGGGACTTCTCAGGTGCGTGCACACCTTCGAAGTGGGTCTTTTGCGAGGTTTCTGGGGTTGGTGGGGGGTTCTTGATCGGCGTACTCATGGTGCGCGAACTCCTGAACTTGGTGGATCGATAGAAGTGGATGGGGGTTAGAGCTGGGAGTTCCAGGATGCGACTGCGGTGTCGACCATGGATTGTGCTTCACCGACGTAGTCTGCAGGTTCGACAAACTTCTCAGGAAGCAGATCGGCGACACCGTGTTCAGCGGCGATCTTTGGCAGCTCTTCGGTCAGTGTGGTCTGTTCTTCACGCGCCTTAGTGGCTGCTTCATAAACCAAGTCGTGAGCTTTTTCACGACCCATAGCAGGGGCAAGCTGAATCATTTGAGCTTCAGCCATGATGAGACCGCCATCGAACTTGAGGTTGTCTTCCATGCGCTTGGTATCCACGCGCATGCCTTCAGCAACCACGATGGCCTCATCCAATGCCGCGCCGGCAAGGTTTCCAAGAGTTGGGACGATCAGCCATTCACCCTGCCACTCGCCTGCTGCACGCTCGTGGCCTGCTTCTTGCAGTCTGGGAAGTGCAGAGGTCAGTGCGCCTGCGACGACCGATATACCAATCATGAGCTCGGAAGAAATCGGGTTGACCTTCTGAGGCATGGTCGAGGAAGCGCCGCGGTGAGAATTGTAGGGCTCGAAGACTTCGCCGATTTCCGTGCGAGACAGATCAACGATGTTGCGGCCAAACTTTGCCACGGAACCGCTGATGCTTGAGCAGACCCATCCAAAGTCACCGAGGACATCGCGTTCCACGTGCCAGGACACTACTGGGTCTTGCAGGCCTAAGATTTCTGCCATGTCAGCGCGGACTGCGGGTGCGGTTTCTCCTTGTGCTGCGTTGTTGCCGCCTGCGCCGAACAGTGAGATCACCGAGACGCGTTCCAGTGCTTGGGCTAGGCGCTCTCGCTGCCTGCGGATTTGCTCCAGGTAGGTGGCAAGCGTTGCGCCGAACGTGGTGGGGATGGCCTGCTGTGCGTGGGTACGACCTGGCATGACGGCATCTTTGTATTCTTCTGCACGCTTAGCCAATGCGGTTCCCAGGCGAACAAGTTGCTCATCCAATGCTTTGAGGGAAGCGGTCATCTGCAGGACAAGGCCGGTATCCATGATGTCTTGAGTGGTGGCGCCGTAGTGGACACGACCATTGGGGCCCTCAGGAAGTTGAGCAGAAATCTGGCGAACCAGGCCCAAAATTGGATAGCCGACGTTTTTGGCATCCTCCCACAGCTTTTCCCGGTCGATGTTGTCTAGGCTTGCGACCTCATTGATGTGTTTGGCATCGTCCTCGGTGATGACGCCGTGCTTGGCTTGTGCGGTTGCCAGTGCTCGTTCGGCTGCGAGCCAGCTTTCGATGGTGGAATCCGAGGAGAAGATCTCCAGCTGGGTGTCGTTTCCTGCGTATTGCCACAGTTGGGAAAATGGGGCCTTGTCCGTTGGGTACATTGTGTACTCTCCTTAGCGCTTGGCGCGATGTGGATTCGATCCCCAGCCTGTATGGAATCGGTTCCACCGTTCATGTGAAATCGTATCCACAAATCCCGCTACTACGCCACTCAAAATGCCCGATTGTCTGTAAAGTCACACAATCGGGCGTTTGTTTTGAGGATTTTGCAAAAACCTCAGCTAGGTGATTAGTTTCCGTGCTGCCATGCACAGGAGGCATTAACTCCTGGCTCGGTTTCTCCTTCATTAGAGGTGCCATACCAATAGATTCCCTGAGGCAAGGTAGACACCACGGCCTTGGTTAGTGCTTTCAACTCCAGGTCTGAGGTGCCGTTAACCACGACACGATGAAGCACCTCGACGATGGGTGGATGTCCTTCCATCTGGGAAAACTGCGTGACCAGCATATTGTCGGGTTCACAGGTGAGGTCAACGATCTGCGAGTGGATCTCGGACGCCTCAAACCCCGCATCGTGCAATGCGGTGGGAAGCGTTTCTATCACCCGATCCCATTCGCTAGGCACGATCAAAATGTTGAGATCAGTAGATACAGTTCGAGTTGTCATATGTAGTTCAACCACCTACTTGGCAAATTGCTTCCGGGCGCGGAAGAACATCAAGGCCAGCAGACCGAGAGTGATCCACAACAAGTAGCGGTTGATAACATTAACGATGTCCAAGACTTGCTCGCCGAAGGTGTACCCTAACCACACAAATAAGCCGTTTACAGCCAAAACACTAAGCGCATTGATGGCCATGACCACCCAGAAACGGATCTTAATCAAACCGGCAACCGCGTTAAGAATGGTGCCAGGAACAGGTCCAGGCAAATATCCGAACGGAATCAAACCCACAACCCAGGCGTAGAGCTTGGTGGATTCGGAATCAACCGCCTTTTTAAAGATTTTGTGGGCCCTGGGCATGTATTGCAATGACATGTCGATAAACTCCATGCCCCAACGCTTGCCCATGAGCCAATACACGGGCATGAATTTCAGCGCGCCCACCAGCGTGCACAGCCAATAGACCCACCACACACCATTGCCCACGGAGGCATTCGCGCCACCCACGACAGCGGAGGTGTAGCCGCCGACGATGAATGTATAAGGCAATGGTTGGGTGAGCAACCAGGCACGAAGAGGAATCATGCAGAGCGAATAAATGCCCATGGCAATCAGCATTACAAATAAGACGATGTCTACTTTGTCCGGGTTGGAAAGAAACTTGGGAAGGTCAGGTTCTTGCTGCTTTGTTGGTTCAGTCATACGATTTTGTCCCTTAATCCAAGCCCAGTACTCGGCGATCGGCGGCGTCAAGGCGGGCGACGTCGATAAGCTCAGGCCTTATGGCCTGCGTGCGTAACAACGCCTGATCACGTCGCCACCGGTCAACCTTGGCGTGATTTCCCGACAATAGCACCTCGGGCACGTCAAGGCCGCGCCACGTGCGAGGTTTGGTGTAGGACGGGCCTTCAAGCAGTCCGTCAGAGAAGCTATCTTCCTCGTGGCTGCGCCGATTGCCCAACACACCCGGGATCAGCCGCACGACAGCCTCCGCAATAACCAGCACCGCGACTTCCCCACCGATGAGCACATAATCACCGATGGATACTTCGCGCACGCGATAGCGATTCTTCGCGTCATCAATGACACGCTGGTCAATCCCCTCATAGCGCCCACACGCAAACACAATGTGGCGCTCATTTGACCACGCCCGCGCATCCGCTTGGGTAAACGGCTTACCGGCCGGCGTGGGCACAAGCAGGAGCGGCAAGTCAGCGTCCGCTTCGCGTTCGGCGTAAAAACGCTTGTCGACGCCTTCTAGCTCATCATGTCGCGCATTATTCAAGTGCGGCGCCGCTGATTCAAGCTCCGCCCCCACAACATGCCCTGCTGCGACATCATCCAACGCTGGACCCCAGACCTCTGGCTTCATGACCATGCCCGGCCCTCCACCATACGGAGTATCGTCGACAGCCTTATGTCCGCCGGTAGCCCAATTCCGAAGATCATGGACACCCACTTCCAAGATGCCGTCTTCAATAGCTTTGCCCAACAATGCATGGCGAAGCGGATCTAAGTACTCAGGAAAGATGGTGAGTACGTCCAAGCGGAGGTGGTGGGAATCGAGATGTTC
The window above is part of the Corynebacterium deserti GIMN1.010 genome. Proteins encoded here:
- a CDS encoding LacI family DNA-binding transcriptional regulator, with amino-acid sequence MATKPSLKAVADLAGVGYATASRALSGKGYVAPETKEKVVEAAQTLNYVPNQLAKALREHRSALVGVIVPDLVNEYYSESTQVINQDLQDAGFQMLVAAANTPQAQEDAVASFTSLQVAGIIQVPMVGATAPRGVPVVQMNRGELGANVARVSCNDEDGFYQLTDIILSGGARTVVGLLGEESLSTTQERVKGITRAAALYGVDVEFHFGQYSAQSGEQMADDVVANGLPDALIVASPRLMAGVVQSFSKHHISVPEDVVVGGYDDPEWYSFIGSGITTFVPPHEQMGKEAVRILLSMINDCDALVRDVVLPGQVIVRGSSAHT
- a CDS encoding anion permease encodes the protein MSTPIKNPPPTPETSQKTHFEGVHAPEKSHWSNLLIKLGIPLLIFAAMWFAPHPEALTDQAWRMFGLFIATIVAIIMKPLPMGAVTIIGMIIGVLTGLVPLSASSDNPGGVYALVGFSNNTIWLIVMAFLISRGFIKTGLGRRIALFFVSKVGGKMLGVTYGLALADLVLAPAIPSATARGGGIMAPIMKSVALTYDSTPGPTRRRAGAFLALNVGQVNAITCAMFLTAMAGNPLIASLALQMDVTITWTNWALGAIVPGLVALIVVPWVVYKIYPPELKETPEVKEMAKNQLRELGALTYGEKVLSGTFVVLLLLWTVGDLLLGISATTTAFVGVIILVLAHVLTWEDIITEKAAWDTMVWFAVLYMMATALSQYGFIAWISDVIANSLGGMNWVIALVILVLIYFFSHYFFASATAHISAMYLAFLGAAIVIGAPPLMAALVLAYTSNLFGSLTQYAGGASPTLFGMNYITVVEWWRTSAIAGAVSITIWLVVGGLWMNIIGYW
- a CDS encoding class-II fumarase/aspartase family protein, with the translated sequence MYPTDKAPFSQLWQYAGNDTQLEIFSSDSTIESWLAAERALATAQAKHGVITEDDAKHINEVASLDNIDREKLWEDAKNVGYPILGLVRQISAQLPEGPNGRVHYGATTQDIMDTGLVLQMTASLKALDEQLVRLGTALAKRAEEYKDAVMPGRTHAQQAIPTTFGATLATYLEQIRRQRERLAQALERVSVISLFGAGGNNAAQGETAPAVRADMAEILGLQDPVVSWHVERDVLGDFGWVCSSISGSVAKFGRNIVDLSRTEIGEVFEPYNSHRGASSTMPQKVNPISSELMIGISVVAGALTSALPRLQEAGHERAAGEWQGEWLIVPTLGNLAGAALDEAIVVAEGMRVDTKRMEDNLKFDGGLIMAEAQMIQLAPAMGREKAHDLVYEAATKAREEQTTLTEELPKIAAEHGVADLLPEKFVEPADYVGEAQSMVDTAVASWNSQL
- the trmD gene encoding tRNA (guanosine(37)-N1)-methyltransferase TrmD, with the protein product MTSSEHLDSHHLRLDVLTIFPEYLDPLRHALLGKAIEDGILEVGVHDLRNWATGGHKAVDDTPYGGGPGMVMKPEVWGPALDDVAAGHVVGAELESAAPHLNNARHDELEGVDKRFYAEREADADLPLLLVPTPAGKPFTQADARAWSNERHIVFACGRYEGIDQRVIDDAKNRYRVREVSIGDYVLIGGEVAVLVIAEAVVRLIPGVLGNRRSHEEDSFSDGLLEGPSYTKPRTWRGLDVPEVLLSGNHAKVDRWRRDQALLRTQAIRPELIDVARLDAADRRVLGLD
- a CDS encoding DedA family protein gives rise to the protein MTEPTKQQEPDLPKFLSNPDKVDIVLFVMLIAMGIYSLCMIPLRAWLLTQPLPYTFIVGGYTSAVVGGANASVGNGVWWVYWLCTLVGALKFMPVYWLMGKRWGMEFIDMSLQYMPRAHKIFKKAVDSESTKLYAWVVGLIPFGYLPGPVPGTILNAVAGLIKIRFWVVMAINALSVLAVNGLFVWLGYTFGEQVLDIVNVINRYLLWITLGLLALMFFRARKQFAK